The DNA window GCCCGCGCCTCCACCGCGCCCTCCGAGGGCCGCGCGGCGATCCGCACCGTGCCGGGCCCGGCCGGGGTGCGGGAGGCCCGCCAGACGGCGCCGTCCGGGGTGGTGCGGTACGCGGGGTCGCCGGGGCCCCGGCGCAGGAACCCCAGGGTGAGCCCGAGGTCGAGCGGGTACGGCGGCCGCCAGGTGCGCCCCGGCCCGGCCTCGGCGGAGGCCGGTCCGGGCGCGGGCCTGGGCGGCGGGACGGTCATGACCGTCCAGCGTACGCGGCGCTACCGTCCCTGGAGGTCGGCGGCCTCGCTGCGGATCTCGGAGAGCCGCGCATAGAGCGCGCTGCCCGGGCACTGGGTGGCCAGGGCATCGCGGTGCCCGGAGATCGCCCTGAGCTCGGTCCGCTTGGAGCCCAGTACGGCGGTCCCGGTCGGGTTGCGGCCGCCGATGCCCAGCTTCCAGGCGGCGAGCCGGGCGATGGCGTCCACCATGTCGTCGGGCACCTCGCCGTCCGTGAAGGTGCCGAGCGCGGCCACCCCCGTGGAGTCGTTGTTGTACCCGAGGGTGTGGGCGCCCATGACCGGCCGGTCGACGCCCCCGGCCCGGCCCTCGTAGATGGTGCCGCACTTGTCGACCAGGAAGTTGTAGCCGATGTCGCGCCAGCCGTTGCTCTCCACGTGGTAGCGGTAGATCGAGCGGATGATCGCGTCCGACTCGGAGCAGTCGTAGTCGTTGCCGGTCACGGTGTGGTGGACGAAGACGACCTTCACCGTGCCGGTGTACTCCGGGTCGCCGCTGCGCAGCTTCTCGTCGGCCCGCCAGCCCGCCCGGGTGACGATGGTCGGCCGGTCGGCGGTGTACGAGCGGCGGCCCATCCGCCGCCCCGCGCCCCCCGGCCCGGCCGAGGCCGGCAGCCGGGGCTCCAGCGCACTGTGCGTCCCGCTGCCCGGGTCGACCAGGTCCACCCGCAGGCCGGCCGGCAGATACGAGCGGCCGGGGCGCACCTGCACCTCCACCCCGTCGGAGGGGCCCGTCCAGAGCGGCGCCGTCCCGCCACGGGCGCCGGGGGCGTCGCGCTCGGCGGAGTTGACGTCGGGTGCGTCGTCGGACCCCCCGGTCACCTCGTGCCAGCCGCTCCAGCGCCCGCTGCGGGCGTCCCGGGTACGGGCCCGCACGGTGCCGTCCAGTTCGGCGTGCGGGTCGTCCCAGGTCACCCCGAGCAGGGAGAACGGATGGGTGCGCTGTGCGGGCACCTCCAGCAGCCCGCGGCTGCCGCCGCCTGTGCGCAGCTCCGGTCCGGCGGCGGTCAGCGGGAGGGTGGTGGTGGCTCCGTCCGAGTCGCCGACGGGTACGGCAGCTATCCCCGCACCGCCCGAGACCAGCCCGGCCCGCACCGCGGAGTCCGCCGGGCTGCCACTGGCCAGACCCTGTAGGGCGAGGGCGGCGCAGCCCGCCCCCAGTGCTGTCACAAGAGCAATGCGCATAAAAAGGATATTGGGCCCATATCCCTCATGACGCCACCTCAACTGGCGAACCGCCAGAATCACCGGCAGACCCCCGTCCCGGACCCCCTCCACAGCCCGCCCGGCCGCGCACCTCGGCGGGTCCAGGCCTTAGTCTGGGGCGCACCATGACTGCGACATTCGCCGCCGACGCCCGCACCCCCGCCGACCTGCTGCGATCCGCGCTCGACGGGGACCCTGCCCGCCCCCTGGTCACCTTCTACGACGACGGCACCGGGGAGAGAGTCGAACTGTCCGTCAGGACATTCGACAACTGGGTCGCCAAGACCTCCAACCTGCTCCAGGACGAACTGGGCGCAGGCCCCGGCGACCGCGCCGCCCTGCTGCTGCCCGCCCACTGGCAGACCGCCGTCTGGCTGCTGGCCTGCTGGTCGGTGGGGGTGGCCGCCGCCCCCGGCGGCGACCCGGAACCGGCCGACCTGGTGGTCAGCGGTCCCGACGGCCTGGAGGCCGCCCAGGCGTGCTCCGGCGAACGGGTGGCGCTGGCCCTGCGCCCGCTCGGCGGACGCTTCCCGCAGCGCCCGGCCGGCTTCCTGGACTACGCGGCCGAGGTGCCCGCCCAGGGCGACCGCTTCGCGCCGTACTCCCCGGTGGACCCGGAGGCCGTGGCGCTGGAGACCGAGACCGGCGGCCTGCCGCTGCGGCTCACCGGCGAGGAGGTCGTCCAGCATGCCCGCGCGGGCGCCGCCCGGCTGGGCATCGCACCGGGCAGCCGGGTGCTCTCCACCCTGCCGTACGACACCTGGGAGGGCCTGGAGGCGGGGCTGCTGGCGCCGCTGGCCGCAGGCGCCTCCGTGGTGCTCTGCCGCAACTCCGCAGAGCTCTCCGCCGAGCAGTGGGAGCAGCGGACCGCCTCCGAGCGGGTCACCCTGCGGCTGGGCTGATCCGGCCGACGGCTGTTGGGCGGCGCCTACGGGGGTAGGCGCCGCTCCGGACGAACACGGCATCGTACGCCGTGCAACCTTGCGATTCGCCTGTGTGTCTTAGTGGGCATACCCGCCGGGTCGACCGGCTCTCCGCACGGAGCCGGGCGCCGCCCGTTCATGACGCACAGGGGGATAGGGAACCGACGTGTCCAGCTCTTCAGGCACCCCCGAACAGCCGGAACACCGGGAGCCGCCGGCGGCTGCCGACCCGGACTCCGCCGCCGAGTCCGAGTCCGACATATCCGAGGCCGAGCCACCGGAACCCGAGCAGCCCGAGGCCACACAGCCCGAGGCCGGGCCCGAGCACCCCGAACCCGCGCAGCCCGGGCCCGAGCACCCCGAACCCGAGCACCCCGAGGCGGGCGCCGCCAAGCCCCGTCGGCGGCGGCGCAGGCTCCTCGCCGCCGGGGCCGGCACCCTGGCCCTGCTGCTGGCAGCCGGCGGCGGCACCGCCTGGTGGGCGTACCACCGGCTGGACGGCAATATCCACACCGACGCCGCCACCGGCCGGATCCTCCAGCAGGAGGAGTCCGCCCGACCGCAGCGCAACCCCGACCCCAAGACCTACAACGCCGAGAACATCCTGCTCATCGGCAGCGACGACCGCAGCGGCAGCAACGCCCAGTACGGCCCGGCGGGCGGGCAGCGCTCGGACACCACGATCCTGCTGCACCTCTCGGCCGACCGGCAGCGCGCCGTCGCGGTCTCCATCCCGCGCGACGCCATGGTCCAGGTGCCCGCCTGCGAGCGGGCCGACGGCTCACACACCCGTCCGCAGCTCGTCCAGTTCAACTGGGCCTTCGAGTTCGGCGGCGCCGCCTGCACCATCCGCACCGTGGAGGACCTGACCGGCATCCGCGTGGACCACCATCTGATCGTCGACTTCTCCGGCTTCAAGAAGATGGTGGACGCGGTCGGCGGCGTGGATGTCTGCCTGGACCAGGATGTGCACGACAAGGACGCCAGGCTGGACCTGACCGCCGGCCCGCACCGGCTGAGCGGTGAGCAGGCGCTGGGCTTCGTCCGGGTGCGGGAGACGCTCGGCGACGGCAGCGACACCGAGCGGATGGGACGGCAGCAGGAGTTCCTCGGGTCGCTGGTCAAGAAGGTGCAGTCGGACGGGGTGCTGCTCAACCCGGCCAAGCTGTGGCCGCTGCTGGACTCGGCGACCTCGGCGATCACCGCCGACCCCGGGCTCAGCTCGCTGAGCGACCTCTACGGCCTGGCGGAGAGCCTGCGCTCGATGCCGACCGAGAATGTGGCCTTTCTGACCGCGCCCCGCGAGCCCTACCCGGCGGACCACAACCGGGACCAGCTGGTGCAGCCGCAGGCCGGCCTGCTCTTCAAGGCGCTGGAGGAGGACCGGCCGGTACAGGTGCTGTCCGACTCCGTCACCACCGCGGGGGACGGTGGGGGCACGGCTTCCCCCTCGCCCTTTGCGACCGGCTCCGCCTCCGATGAGGCACCGATCTTCCATGGTCGAACAGCCGACCAGGAAATCTGTGGCAAGAGATGACCACGGTCTCTTAAAATCACCGACGCTCTGCACCGATATGCCCGATCTGTCGGACGCGGAATTTGTCACGCGGCTGCCGACCGGTTCAACTAGGCAGCTAGTGTGTGCCCGGTCAACCCGGCGGCAGTACACCCGGCAGTACACCCGGCAGTACACCCGGCACTACACGAAGACCACAGGACTGACTCGCGCAGGGGGAGCGCGGACCGGCATGGCGGAGGGGTTAGAACCGTGAACGCTGGAGACGGCCGTACGCACGGCGCCTCAGGCAGCGGCCCCGGTTGGCCGGAAGGCGAGGACCCGGCGGACCAGTGGGTCCTCGACCCTGCCACCGGCAGCTACCGGCTGAACCTGGACGGCGGCGCCGGTGCGCCCAAGGCCGCCGTGCCCGCCCAGGGGCGCCCCGCCGACGGCCGCCCGGCCTCCCGCACCAGCCAGTCGGCCGCCACCGGCCAGACCTCCCAGACCTCCCAGATCTCCCAGATCTCCCAGACCGGCCAGACCGGACGGACCGCCCGGGTCGGCGACACCCAGACCACCGCCGCCATCCCCGCGCAGAGCCGGGGCCGGGCGGCCAACCGCCGGGCGCGCGACGGGCAGCCCGGTGCCGCCGAGACCCCCGACACCCCGAGACCGGCGGCCGGGCCGCCCGCCGCAAGGCGAGCCGGACCCCCACCCGGGGCCGCCGCGCGCTCAAGTGGACGGCCGGCGTCGGCGGCTTCGTCCTGGTGGCCGGCTGCGCCGGCGGCATCTACGCGTACCAGCACCTCAACGGCAACATCACCGGGGTCGACGTCAACCTCGGCGACGAGGCCCACCGCCCCAAGGCCGCCACCAAGGCCGTCAACATCCTGATCATCGGCACCGACAGCCGTGAGGGCCTGGGCAAGAAGTACGGGGACGAGGGCAGCGTCGGCCATGCCGACACCACCTTCCTCTTCCATGTCTCGGCGGACCGCACCAATGCCACCGCCGTCTCCATCCCCCGCGACCTGTTGGTGGACATCCCCGAGTGCAAGACCGGGGACAAGGTGATCCCGGGCACGGACAGGGCGATGTTCAACACCAGCCTCGGCCAGGACGGCCGCGACCCGGGCTGCACCTGGAAGACCGTCGAGAAGCTGACCGGCGTCCGAGTCGACCACTTCGTGGAGGTCAACTTCGAAGCGGTGAAGACCCTCTCCACCGCCGTCGGCGGTGTCGAGGTCTGCGCCGCCAAAGACCTGGTCGACCCCAAGTCGCATCTGAACATGAAGGCCGGGCACCATGTGATCAAGGGCGATGAGGCGCTCGCCTTCGTCCGGACCCGGCATGCGGTCGGCTTCGGCGGCGACCTCACCCGCATCCCGCTCCAGCAGCAGTTCATCAGCGGCCTGATCCGCAAGGTGAAGAGCGACGGCACGCTCACCGACCCCACCAAGGTGTGGAACCTCGCCGACGCCGCCACCAAGGCGCTCACCGTCGACCAGTCCATCGCCGGCGTACTGAAGCTGAAGGACCTGGCGCAGGACCTCAGCGCGGTGGACACCAAGCACATCACCTTCACCACGGTCCCGGTGATCGACGACACGGAGGACAAGAACCGCCTGGCGCTGAAGCAGCCCGACGCCTCCCAGCTCTTCCAGATGGTCGCCGCCGACAGGTCGCTGACCAAGGTCAAGAAGAAGGGCACCGCCTCCGCCTCCGCGTCGGCCGCCGCCTCCCCCGCCGCCACGACCAAGGCCGCGCCGGCCGACGTCCGGGTCACGGTGAAGAACGGCAGCGGCGTCACCGGCCAGGCCCAGGCGACCGTGGAGTGGATGCAGAACACCAAGGGCTACCTCCGCAGCAGCAACGGCTTCAACGCCCCCTCGACCGAGAAGACCACGCTGTACTACGCGCCCGACCACGCCGACCAGGCCCGCACCCTGGCCGAGGCCATGGGCCTGCCCGCCACACAGATGAAGGCCACCACCGAGTACGGCACCGGGGAGAAGGACCCGATGCTGCTGATCCTGGGCAAGGACTTCACCGCGCCCGGCATCTCGCTCACCGCCCCCACCGTCGCGCCGTCCGACCTCCAGCGCGTCCAGGCCGACGACACCAATCTCTGCGCGAAGTGACGCACAGTCAGTGATGGTTCGAATGCATTCCGCATTCGATTGCGATGGCGTCCGCGAAATTATCCGGCGAAAAGGTTGTACAGAGCCGACTGTGATCTGAATCACGGTCGGCTATTTCCCGATTCACCACCCGGAACCTGTGCGCGAATGGCCTTCGAAAGGTAGGTTACGGAATGATAGCGGCTCCGGCCGCCCGTTTCCTCCCCGGAGAAGGTGAACCGTCCCCATGGCCACCCACGACCGCCCCGCCCCGGCGGGCGGCACACCCACCGACTCCGGTGCGGCCCCGCCGGCGCAGGACGCCGCCGCCATCCCCGGCCAGCGTTCCCACCGGGCCGCCGGGAGCAGCCGGAGCAGCCGCCGCAAGCCCAAGTCCGGGATCAAGCGCTATCTGAAGCCGATATCCATAGGCGCCGGCGCCTGCGTACTTCTCACCGCCGTCTCCGGCTGGCTTTACTACGAACACCTCAACAGCAATATCGAGACATCGAAGAAAAATCTCAGTGACGCCAAGGGGAAGCGCACCGCTCCCAATGCGTTCGGGCAGGTCCCGCTGAACATCCTGCTGCTGGGCTCGGACAGCCGGGCCACCGAGCGGGCCCGGAAACTCGGCGGCGGAAAGAACCTCAAGGACAGTCCGCCGCTGGCCGATGTGCAGATGCTGCTCCATGTGTCGGCCGACCGCAGCAATGCCTCGCTGATCAGCATCCCCCGCGACACCATGGTGGACATTCCCGAGTGCCGCGACGAGTCGGGCAAGGACTATCCGGCCATCCCCTACCGGCGCATCAACGAGTCGCTGGCGCACGGCGGACCGGGCTGCACCCTGGGGACCTGGACCGAGGTCACCAAGCTCGACATCGACCACTTCATGGTGATCGACTTCGGCGGAGTGGTGGACATGGCCCAGGCCGTGGGCGGGGTCACGGTCTGCGTCAACATGAACATGTACGACCGCAAGACCAAGATCGGCGGCACCGGGCTCAAGCTTCCCAAGGGGGAGAGCAAGCTCAACGCCGAGCAGTCGCTGCTCTGGCTGCGTACCCGCGATGCCTGGGGCAGCGACCTCAACCGCACCAAGGCGCAGCGGATGTACCTCAACTCGCTGATCCGGAAGCTGAAGGACGAGGGGACCCTCACCAACCCGGGCAGGCTGATGGACCTTGCGGAGGCGGCCACCAATGCGCTCAAGGTGGACGACGGCCTCAACACGGTGAAGAAGCTCTACGACCTGGGCACCGAGCTGCGCAAGGTCCCCGCGAACCGCATCACCACGCTGACCGTCCCGTTCCTTCAGGACCCGCAGAACAAGAACACCGTGGTCATCAACAAGCCCGATGCCGACAAGATCTGGCAGATGCTGCTCGCCGATGTGCCGCTGGACAAGAACGGCGGCAAGAAGAAGGCCGCACCCTCCGCATCGGCGACCGCCCCCGCGAGCACCCCGGCGGTCGACAGGTCCACGGTCGCGGTGACCGTGCGGAACGGCACCACGGTGCAGAAGCGCGCCGCAACGCTCGCCACCGAACTGGTGGGCCTCGGGTTCACCCAGGCTGCCGTGGGGACGCCCGGAAACGCTGACGCCCAGTCGGAGACGACGCTGACCTTCGGCGCCTCCCACCAGGCGGAGGCCCAGGCGGTCGCCGCCGCCCTGAAGCTGCCCGCCAGTGCTCTCAAGGAGTCCCCCTCGGGGGGCGCGCCGGCGCTGGTGATCGGCGACGACTGGACGGACGGCAGCACCTTCCCGGTGCGGGAGACGCCCAAGGCCGGCGACCTGCCCTCCAGCGTCGAGGTCAAGCACGCCTCCGACAAGAGCGACTGCATGCAGGTGGTCCCGCAGGGGACCACCTACACCTGGTGACGGGTCGGCGTCAGACCTGAGTGAGCACGCCGTCCCGCTCGACATACTCCTCGGCCGTGCGGGGGCAGCGCCACCGCACGGCACCGTCCCCGCCGTGCCCGTCCCCGCCGTGCCCGTCCTCGGGCTGCCGCTCCAGGGGCTCTCCGGCCCGGCCGACCCATTTGAGGCGGCGGGCCGGCACCCCGGCGACCAGGGCGAAGTCGGGTACATCGCGGTGGACCACGGCCCCGGCGGCGACCAGCGCCCAGCGGCCGACCGTCACCCCGGCGACCAGCACCGCGCGGGCACCCACCGAGCAACCCTGACGGAGCGTCACCCCGCGTGCGTCCCAGTCGTCGCCGCGCTTCAGCTTCCCGTCCGGGTCGACCGCGCGGGGGTAGAGGTCATTGGTGAGCACCGCCGCCGGGCCGACGAAGACCCCGTCCTCCAGGACGGCGGGCTCGTACACCAGGGCGTGGTTCTGGAGCTTGACGCGGTCGCCGAGGCGCACGCCCGGCCCGACATAGGCGCCCCGGCCGATGATGCAGTCCCGGCCCACCACGGCCGCCTCGCGCACCTGGGCCAGGTGCCAGACCACGGTGCCCTCGCCCACCTCGGCGCGCTCGTCGACATCCGCGCTCGGCTGGATACGCGCTCCGCTGTGCGCCATCGGCCGCCCCTTCCGATACCCGTGCCCACCTGTGGTGGCGCGAGCGTACCGAGCGGGGGCGGCCGATGCGGGGAGGTTCAGCGTCCGGCGAGGTTCCCGCCGACAGCGCCCGGCTCCGGGGCCTTGCTAGCGATCACCCGGCGGGCCAGCGAGCGCGGCGAGGTCAGGAAGCCCCAGCCCCAGGACATGTGCATGGTGGCCAGCGCCACCGGCAGCTGCGCCCGGGCCTTCAGCGACAGCCCCCGGCCCTCCTTGAGCGAGCCCAGCAGGATCGCCGCGGCGTAGCCGCCGGGAACCGCCAGGAACGCCGGGTGCAGCGCCGCGCCCAGCACCAGGCCGCCGACCACGCCCAGCAGCGCGGCGGGCGGGGCGAGGTAGCGCAGATTGACCGAGCCCCGGTGGTAGCGGGTGACCACCCGCCGCCAGCGGCCGTAGTCCTTGTACTGCTTGGCGAGCGCCCGTATGGACGGCCTCGGCCGGTACGAGACCCGCAGCTCGGGGGTGAACCAGATCAGCCCGCCGCTCTGCCGGATGCGGTAGTTGAGCTCCCAGTCCTGGGCGCGGATGAACTCCTCGTTGTAGCCGCCCAGCTTCTCCAGCACCTCGCGGCGGAAGACGCCCAGGTAGACGGTGTCGGCCGGGGCCGCCTCGCCGCCGGTGTGGAAGGCCGCGTTGCCGACCCCTATCCGGGAGGTCATGGCCGCGGCGACGGCCTCCTCCCACGCGGTCTCGCCCTCGGCGTGCATGATCCCGCCGACGTTGGCCGCGTCCCGCTCGGCCAGCAGCCGTACCGCTGTGGCGATGTAACCGGGGGTCAGCATCCCGTGGCCGTCGACCCGCACCACGACGGGGTTGCGGGAACCCCGGATGGCGGCGTTCAGGGCGGCCGGGGTGCGGCCGGTCGGATTGGGGACCGTGTGCACCCGGGGGTCCTCGGCGACCAGTTCGGCGGCGATCTCGTCGGTCCGGTCGGTGGACGGGCCGAGCGCGATCACCACCTCCAGCCCCCCGGCGTACTCCTGCTCCAGGATGTGCCGGACGGCAGTCCGCAGGTGTCGTTCCTCGTTGAGCACCGGCATGATCACGGAGACCGCCGGCAGCTCCTCGGCAGTGTTGGCGCTCATCGCGCCCACCGTACAGGTGCGGAGCGACCCCCCGCTCCGCCGGATGCCGGAGCCGCCCATCCAATGTCAAGCAAAACCGGAACCATTCACCCGAAAGGGCGCAAGGGCGCCAAGGAGGGCGGGTACTGCCCGCCGGCACCGGCGCCCCGGCAACCACCTGCCCCTGACGCGGCATGCGGATCCACCCGACCCGGGCCGTGGCAGCCCGGTGGGTCACCCAGCACGCCGCCGGTGACCCGCACTTCGCCGGGGCGTTCATCAGCGGCTCGGCCGCCTGGCTCCCCGGCGACGCCGAACTGCCCGCCCCCAGCCACCGACTGCGACCATGGACACTCCGGCGACCGGGGAGGCATCCCATGCAGATCCACGAAGCCCGAGCCACGGCAGCCCGGTGGGTCGCCCAGCACGCCGCCCGCGACCCGCACTTCGCCGGGGCGTTCATCAGCGGCTCGGCCGCCTGGCTCCCCGGCGACGCCGAACTGCCCGCCACCTCCGACGTGGATGTGCTGCTCGTCACCACCGCCCCGCAGCCGCCGCCCAAACCGGGCAAGGTGCGGTACGGCGGCATCCTGATCGAGGCCAGCCCGCTGCCCTGGGCGGAGGTCTGCTCGCCGGAAGCGGTGCTCTCCTCCTACTACCTGGCCGGGAGCTTCCGCACGGACACCGTGCTGGCCGACCCCACCGGCCACCTGGCCCGACTGCACACAGCGGCGGCCGGGGAGTACGCGAGAAGGCCCTGGGTCCGCCGCCGCTGCCGGCACGCCGAACGCCGGATCACCGACGGGCTCGCCGCCCTGGACGAGGCGCGACCACTGCCCGGCCAGGTGATGGCATGGATCTTCCCGACCGGAGTCACCACCCATGTGCTGCTGACCGCAGGGCTGCGCAACCCCACCGTCCGCCTGCGCTACGCGGCGGCCCGCACCCTGCTGCTGGAGTACGACCGCCCGGACATCCATGAGGAACTGCTGCGCCTGCTCGGCTGCGAGCACCTCTCCGCCGAGCGGGTCGCAGACCATCTGCGGGCCATGGCCGAGGTCTTCGACACCGCCGCCGCCCTGGCCCGGACACCCTTCCCCTTCTCCTCCGACCTCACCCCCGAGGCACGCCCGATCGCCGTGGACGGCAGCCGGGAGCTGATCGGCCGGGGCCTCCACCGCGAGGCCGTCTTCTGGATCGCCGTGACCTACGCCCGCTGCCTGACCGTCCTCGAAGCCGACGCCCCGCCGGAGGTGCGGGCCGCCCACACCCCGGGCTTCACCGGGCTCCTCGCCGACCTCGGGATCGCCTCCCCCGCCGATCTGCGCCGCCGCGCCCAAGAGGTGCGCGGCTATCTGCCGCGCCTGCGCGAGACCGCCGAGCACATCCTGACGGCCAACCCCGCCGCCATGGACTGACGCCCCGTCAATCGAGCCACAGGGCGGCGGAGAACGGGCGCGGCCCCGGCGCACCTGCTGTGCGCCGGGGCCGTCCCCGTTCCCCCGTTCCCCCGTTCCCTCCCCCGTCACCCGTCCCCGTGCCCGCCGGGTCGGGCCGTCCCCCGGCCCGGCGGGTGCGGGTCAGTCGGTGGCGATGGCCGCCAGGATGTTCATCCGCGAGGCGCGGAAGGCCGGGCCGAGCGCCGCCAGCAGGCCGACGATCGCGGCGCCGACGAAGACGGCCACGATGGTGCCGGTGGGGATGGTGAGCTCGTTGAGGCCCTGGGACTTCAGGACCTGCTGGGCCGCCGTGCCCCAGGCCAGGCCCAGGCCGGTACCCAGCAGCGCGCCGAAGACCGCGATCACCACCGACTCCAGCCGGATCATGCGCCGCAGCTGACGCCGGGAGAGGCCGATGGCCCGCAGCAGGCCGATCTCCCGGGTGCGCTCCACCACCGACAGGGCCAGGGTGTTGATCACGCCCAGCACCGCGACGACGATGGCCAGGCCCAGCAGGCCGTAGACCATGTAGAGCAGCTGGTCCACCTGCTTCTGGATCAGCGCCTTGTAGTCCGCCTGGTTCTTCACCTGCACCTGCGGGTAGTCGGCGAGCGACTTCTGGAGGGCCGCGTACGCCTGGTCGGCGTCCGTGCCGGAGGCCGCGCCGGCGAACACCAGGACATCCAGCGGCAGCCGGTCGGCGGGCAGCGCCCGCTCGGCGGTGGCCAGTCCGACGTACTTGGCGCCCTGGTAGAGCTGGCTGTCGTCGGCGGTGATCGCGGCGACCGCCAGAGTCTCCGTGGAGCCGTTGTCAAAGGCGACCTTGAGCGGGTCGCCGACCTTGAGGTGGTGGGTGTCGGCGAACCCCTTGTCGACCGAGATGCCCTGCTTCAGCGCCGCGTCGAAGTCACCGGAGACGGCCGGGACCCGCACATCCTGGGCGTAGCCGGGGCTGACGGCGTTGACCGCGCTGTCCTCCGTCTTGGCGTCCGGGGTGGTGATCCGGACGCCGATCTGCTTCTGCCGGGTGACATGGTCCAGGCCGGGGGTGCCGCTGATCGCCTTGGTGATCTGCGGGGTGAGCCCGCCGTTGTTGGACATCACGATGTAGTCGGCGCCCACGGACTTGTCGATCTGGCTGCTCGCCGAGGAGACCATCGAGGAGGTCACCACCGCAGCGCCGGTCACCAGCGCCAGGCCGATCATCAGCGCGGCAGCGGTGGCCCCGGTACGGCGCGGGTTGCGCAGCGCATTGCGCTGGGCGAGCCGCCCGGACGGGCCGAAGAGCGACGGCAGCGCCGCGCCCAGCACCCGTACCACCACACCGGCCAGCAACGGGCCGATCACCACAAAGCCGATCAGGGTGAGCAGCACGCCGAGGCCCAGCAGTGAGCCGCCGGTGCTCCCGCTGCTCGACGCCGCTCCGCCGAGCAGGGCCGCCGCGCCGATGCCGGTGAGCAGCAGGCCGACGGTGGCGCGAAGGCGGTTGGTGGCGCCCTCGCTGGGGGTGCCGTGGTCGCGCAGTGCGGCCATCGGCGAGACCCTGCCGGCCCGGCGGGCCGG is part of the Peterkaempfera bronchialis genome and encodes:
- a CDS encoding N-acetylmuramoyl-L-alanine amidase, which translates into the protein MRIALVTALGAGCAALALQGLASGSPADSAVRAGLVSGGAGIAAVPVGDSDGATTTLPLTAAGPELRTGGGSRGLLEVPAQRTHPFSLLGVTWDDPHAELDGTVRARTRDARSGRWSGWHEVTGGSDDAPDVNSAERDAPGARGGTAPLWTGPSDGVEVQVRPGRSYLPAGLRVDLVDPGSGTHSALEPRLPASAGPGGAGRRMGRRSYTADRPTIVTRAGWRADEKLRSGDPEYTGTVKVVFVHHTVTGNDYDCSESDAIIRSIYRYHVESNGWRDIGYNFLVDKCGTIYEGRAGGVDRPVMGAHTLGYNNDSTGVAALGTFTDGEVPDDMVDAIARLAAWKLGIGGRNPTGTAVLGSKRTELRAISGHRDALATQCPGSALYARLSEIRSEAADLQGR
- a CDS encoding TIGR03089 family protein, yielding MTATFAADARTPADLLRSALDGDPARPLVTFYDDGTGERVELSVRTFDNWVAKTSNLLQDELGAGPGDRAALLLPAHWQTAVWLLACWSVGVAAAPGGDPEPADLVVSGPDGLEAAQACSGERVALALRPLGGRFPQRPAGFLDYAAEVPAQGDRFAPYSPVDPEAVALETETGGLPLRLTGEEVVQHARAGAARLGIAPGSRVLSTLPYDTWEGLEAGLLAPLAAGASVVLCRNSAELSAEQWEQRTASERVTLRLG
- a CDS encoding LCP family protein — encoded protein: MSSSSGTPEQPEHREPPAAADPDSAAESESDISEAEPPEPEQPEATQPEAGPEHPEPAQPGPEHPEPEHPEAGAAKPRRRRRRLLAAGAGTLALLLAAGGGTAWWAYHRLDGNIHTDAATGRILQQEESARPQRNPDPKTYNAENILLIGSDDRSGSNAQYGPAGGQRSDTTILLHLSADRQRAVAVSIPRDAMVQVPACERADGSHTRPQLVQFNWAFEFGGAACTIRTVEDLTGIRVDHHLIVDFSGFKKMVDAVGGVDVCLDQDVHDKDARLDLTAGPHRLSGEQALGFVRVRETLGDGSDTERMGRQQEFLGSLVKKVQSDGVLLNPAKLWPLLDSATSAITADPGLSSLSDLYGLAESLRSMPTENVAFLTAPREPYPADHNRDQLVQPQAGLLFKALEEDRPVQVLSDSVTTAGDGGGTASPSPFATGSASDEAPIFHGRTADQEICGKR
- a CDS encoding LCP family protein; translation: MAGCAGGIYAYQHLNGNITGVDVNLGDEAHRPKAATKAVNILIIGTDSREGLGKKYGDEGSVGHADTTFLFHVSADRTNATAVSIPRDLLVDIPECKTGDKVIPGTDRAMFNTSLGQDGRDPGCTWKTVEKLTGVRVDHFVEVNFEAVKTLSTAVGGVEVCAAKDLVDPKSHLNMKAGHHVIKGDEALAFVRTRHAVGFGGDLTRIPLQQQFISGLIRKVKSDGTLTDPTKVWNLADAATKALTVDQSIAGVLKLKDLAQDLSAVDTKHITFTTVPVIDDTEDKNRLALKQPDASQLFQMVAADRSLTKVKKKGTASASASAAASPAATTKAAPADVRVTVKNGSGVTGQAQATVEWMQNTKGYLRSSNGFNAPSTEKTTLYYAPDHADQARTLAEAMGLPATQMKATTEYGTGEKDPMLLILGKDFTAPGISLTAPTVAPSDLQRVQADDTNLCAK
- a CDS encoding LCP family protein, coding for MATHDRPAPAGGTPTDSGAAPPAQDAAAIPGQRSHRAAGSSRSSRRKPKSGIKRYLKPISIGAGACVLLTAVSGWLYYEHLNSNIETSKKNLSDAKGKRTAPNAFGQVPLNILLLGSDSRATERARKLGGGKNLKDSPPLADVQMLLHVSADRSNASLISIPRDTMVDIPECRDESGKDYPAIPYRRINESLAHGGPGCTLGTWTEVTKLDIDHFMVIDFGGVVDMAQAVGGVTVCVNMNMYDRKTKIGGTGLKLPKGESKLNAEQSLLWLRTRDAWGSDLNRTKAQRMYLNSLIRKLKDEGTLTNPGRLMDLAEAATNALKVDDGLNTVKKLYDLGTELRKVPANRITTLTVPFLQDPQNKNTVVINKPDADKIWQMLLADVPLDKNGGKKKAAPSASATAPASTPAVDRSTVAVTVRNGTTVQKRAATLATELVGLGFTQAAVGTPGNADAQSETTLTFGASHQAEAQAVAAALKLPASALKESPSGGAPALVIGDDWTDGSTFPVRETPKAGDLPSSVEVKHASDKSDCMQVVPQGTTYTW
- a CDS encoding acyltransferase is translated as MAHSGARIQPSADVDERAEVGEGTVVWHLAQVREAAVVGRDCIIGRGAYVGPGVRLGDRVKLQNHALVYEPAVLEDGVFVGPAAVLTNDLYPRAVDPDGKLKRGDDWDARGVTLRQGCSVGARAVLVAGVTVGRWALVAAGAVVHRDVPDFALVAGVPARRLKWVGRAGEPLERQPEDGHGGDGHGGDGAVRWRCPRTAEEYVERDGVLTQV
- a CDS encoding glycosyltransferase family 2 protein produces the protein MSANTAEELPAVSVIMPVLNEERHLRTAVRHILEQEYAGGLEVVIALGPSTDRTDEIAAELVAEDPRVHTVPNPTGRTPAALNAAIRGSRNPVVVRVDGHGMLTPGYIATAVRLLAERDAANVGGIMHAEGETAWEEAVAAAMTSRIGVGNAAFHTGGEAAPADTVYLGVFRREVLEKLGGYNEEFIRAQDWELNYRIRQSGGLIWFTPELRVSYRPRPSIRALAKQYKDYGRWRRVVTRYHRGSVNLRYLAPPAALLGVVGGLVLGAALHPAFLAVPGGYAAAILLGSLKEGRGLSLKARAQLPVALATMHMSWGWGFLTSPRSLARRVIASKAPEPGAVGGNLAGR